Genomic window (Erythrolamprus reginae isolate rEryReg1 chromosome 3, rEryReg1.hap1, whole genome shotgun sequence):
GTGGGAGAAAGTTTGGGGGTGGATGGGGGAAGTTGGGGGGACGTTTGGGGGGTTGGGTGGAAAgtttggggggttgggggggctGCGAAGGCGGGGTGGAGCGCGGGACCAGTCTGGCAAGTGTGTTTTTCTCTCGCTCTCGCTTcactgtgtctgtgtgtatgtgtgcaatgcttctgcccctcccacctccaaggttccgccctccctccttttttgggggggaagaggCGCTCGGGTTTCACTCCGGGCCGGGCGGCTTGTACAAAGGGCAGAAGAGAAGCGCAGGGCCGACCAGGTTGTCTGTCAGCCGCGGGGCtgggtcctttttttttttgcctggagAAAAGCGGTCTTCGGGAAGACGGGGAGCTTTTCTCCATCCGCTTCTCTGCCCAGCCGCCCGGGGAAGTTTTCAAGCCATGCCCTTTCCTTGGCTGAGCCTGGCGTTGCTGCTGGCTGCGGGGACTCGGCCCGGGCTGGCGGGGCCGCTGAGGACTTGCGAGGCCAACGGGAGCCTGTACTTCCTAGGGGAGTGGTATGTCCCGGAGAGTGACCGGTGCGCCCAGTGCGAGTGCACGGCGGAAGGATCGGTTTGCGCCCGCCTGGATTGCGACGCTCTGCCGCCCACCTGCCTTCACATCAGCCACTACCCGGGCGACTGCTGCCCGCGCTGCGAACGGGTCGGCTGCGAGTACCGGGGACAGGTTTATGACCTGGGGCGGCATTTCCAGGTGAGGCAAGCGAACGATCGCGGGGGGGAGGAggcagaggggggctgctaaggtggaacggtgaggtgtgctcgccccggtggctctgagtgccagcggagtccggcgcaattctgctactgcacctgggcgtctccgcgcgcgatttcgctccctgcccaggtgcagtagcagaattgcgccggactccgctggcactcagagccacgggggcgagcacgcCTCACTCAccctagcagcccacctctggagaaTCGACTCTTACTTTCACACGATTCTCAGGGACAGGCAACCCAGGAGTAGAACAGGCTTTGATCTTCCAGCCCCACCCCCCAAATCTTAGTCTAGTTTTATTCAGCTATTGGTAATGCATCTTTGCCCAGCTCCTCCTGGCCAGCAAGTCCTGCCTAGGGAATGGGCGGCACAGAACctgaactaataaataaaataaaataaataacgaaGTCCTTTGGCCTGACAACTCACCTCTTTAAAAGACATTGCAAAcaattttgtgttgtgagccgccccagtcttcaaagaggggcggcatacaaatctaatatttattatttattatttattaatcagatttgtatgccacccctctccgcagactcggggcggctcacagcaataataatgcaatgtaaacaaatctaaaatgtaagttaattttaaaaccccaatttagaaaccaaccatacatactagcataccatgcataaattttataagcctagggggagggaaagtgtcaattccccgcATGCCTGACGActgaggtggattttaaggagcttacgaaaggctaggagggtgggggcaactctgatatctggggggagttggttccaaaaggttggggctgccacagagaaggctcttcccctgggtcccgccaaatgacattgtttagttgacgggacccggagaaggccaactctgtgggacctaactggtcgctggaatatattattattattattattattattattattattattattgttgttgttgttgttgttgttgttgttattttagcaGCAGCCAGAAAGAAGGTACCAAAGCGATTTAGGTCCTGACTGAGAATTAGAGGATAGTTGAATAAACAGCAATTGTTTCTACTGTACGGGCAACAAAgtctttattttacttttggcCTGTTGATTTTTTAAGAAACCTCTTCTTTCTAATTCCTCAATAAAACAGGTCTAGACTAAGGTGTTGGGGTGGAAGATCGAACCCTGTTCTACTCCTGGGTTCTCTGCATCTGATAATGGCACGTGACTCAATCCCAAGAAGTAAGGACCCATCCTCATAACTGGACAGCGAGCAGATACGGTCCTTGCTGTCAATTTTGTTGAGTGTTCTTAAGAGACTATTCTTGCAGTGAGCAGACAGAGCCTAGTTCACCAAAAATAATTACAGTATTTCCCTTCTCATTAATTTTCCTCTCTGGCTCCTTAATGAGTAGGATTTTTTTATAATTCTGATTGTGTTTTTGGGCAAATAGGCTTATAATGTCCATGTGACCAACTGAAATTATTTCAACAGTTCAATAGAGGTGTGAGTTTATATAACCATTTGATGATCCATTGGAGAAGGAATTTAATACAAGGAAGAACTATGTGAGGATTTAATCTTAAGTAAACATGGTAGCT
Coding sequences:
- the LOC139163838 gene encoding von Willebrand factor C domain-containing protein 2-like, whose product is MPFPWLSLALLLAAGTRPGLAGPLRTCEANGSLYFLGEWYVPESDRCAQCECTAEGSVCARLDCDALPPTCLHISHYPGDCCPRCERVGCEYRGQVYDLGRHFQPSECEQCSCDLDGIARCLIADCAPPPCVNPISEKGHCCPICKEEPN